One window from the genome of Cryobacterium sp. GrIS_2_6 encodes:
- a CDS encoding SMP-30/gluconolactonase/LRE family protein: protein MQAEQRTDPLAFHGEGPVWSPSWGGLRWLDMFAGDILSLDGDTVHRRHVGSMVVTVRPRRAGGAVLALQRGFALEDADGTITELGDLWSDPLLRLNEGGCDPDGRFYCGSMAFDQYTGAGSLRRLHPDGSVEVVLTGLTISNGLDWSPDGSLAYYNDTATGRVAVFDYSAGTGLTGLRSFVEIPAESGFPDGLTVDSEGGVWVALYGGSAVRRYTQDGRLDAVVEVAASRVTACTFGGPNLDELFITTSREGLDDGEEPLAGSLFRVDAGVTGLPVRAFAG, encoded by the coding sequence GTGCAGGCCGAACAGCGTACCGATCCCCTCGCATTCCACGGTGAGGGCCCCGTATGGTCCCCGTCCTGGGGCGGGCTGCGCTGGCTCGACATGTTCGCGGGAGACATCCTCTCGCTTGACGGCGACACCGTGCATCGCAGGCACGTCGGTAGCATGGTCGTGACCGTGCGGCCGCGCCGCGCGGGCGGCGCCGTCCTGGCCTTGCAGCGCGGTTTCGCCCTCGAGGATGCCGACGGCACGATCACCGAACTCGGGGACCTCTGGAGCGATCCGCTCCTGAGACTCAATGAGGGCGGCTGCGACCCGGACGGCCGGTTCTATTGCGGTTCGATGGCGTTCGACCAGTACACGGGCGCCGGTTCCCTTCGCCGCCTCCATCCGGACGGCTCGGTCGAGGTCGTCCTGACCGGCCTCACCATCTCCAACGGGCTGGACTGGAGCCCGGACGGCTCCCTCGCCTACTACAACGACACCGCGACGGGCCGGGTCGCGGTGTTCGATTACAGCGCAGGCACGGGCCTGACGGGTCTGCGCAGTTTTGTCGAGATCCCGGCGGAGTCCGGCTTTCCCGACGGTCTCACCGTCGACAGCGAGGGCGGGGTCTGGGTGGCACTGTACGGCGGGAGCGCCGTGCGTCGCTACACGCAGGATGGCCGCCTCGACGCGGTCGTCGAGGTCGCCGCGAGCCGCGTCACCGCATGCACCTTCGGCGGACCGAACCTGGACGAGCTCTTCATCACGACGTCCCGGGAAGGCCTCGACGACGGAGAAGAGCCCCTCGCGGGATCGTTGTTCCGGGTGGATGCCGGGGTCACCGGCCTGCCCGTGCGCGCGTTCGCCGGCTGA
- a CDS encoding error-prone DNA polymerase, translating to MGWSNPPIPWSELERALSDRRRPGGPPPGADGGDSPAWSGKRRPYRPAEPAVPVGSTTRDAVVAYAELHAHSNFSFLDGASSPEALLEEASRLGLSALALADHDGLYGAVRLAETAESFPNLATIFGAELSLGLGAPQNGVADPAGTHLLVLARGQAGYHRLAAALTSAHLAGGEKGRPVYDIEELAAQADGTWAVLTGCRKGAVRRALVTGGPSAAARELARLVRLFGRDNVFVELYDHGYPADSAGNDALAGLAAEAGLPVLATNAVHYATPAGSRLASALAAVRARRSLDQMDGWLPGSDGAHLRSGAEMAARFARYPGAVANTVPLAAELAFSLRRARPRLPRQNVPAGHTPMTWLRSLVRDGVAEKYPGASPSVLERIEKELAVIEAKDFPGYFLIVHDIVRFARSRGILCQGRGSAANSAVCFVLGITAVDSIFYRLPFERFLSSLRDEEPDIDVDFDSDRREEVIQYVYSRYGRLNAAQVANVITYRPKVAVRDMSKALGFSTGQQDAWSKQVERWGESVSSPEQDIPPLVTDLAGQLLGSPRHLGIHSGGMVLTDRPVGEVCPIEPARMDNRTVLQWDKDDCAWMGLVKFDLLGLGMLAAIQYTFDLTAEHLGETWTLATIPREEAGVYDQLCRADSVGVFQVESRAQMGTLPRLQPRRFYDLVVEIALIRPGPIQGGAVHPYIRRKLGQEPVTYLHPKLEPVLERTLGIPLFQEQLMQMAMAVGGCSGEDADLLRRAMGSKRGIEKISTLRDRLYAGMASNGITGDVADTIYAKIEAFANFGFAESHSISFALLVYASAWLRLHYPGAFLAALLRAQPMGFYSPQSLVADARRHGVTVLRPDILRSGADAGLETTNAPPTVRRSACLCPEQPPVPPFDRAVPPDWADHRRDGDFAVRLGLAEVSGIGGDLAGRIVAERDLNGPYQSMADAAGRVGLNTEQLEALAAAGAFSGLGLEPRTALWTAGEAATERPNHLSGTAVTVQPPLLDLLSPVEQVVYDLWATGISPDDHPISHARAGLAARGALPIDRLPAIESGCRIQVGGVVTHRQRPSTAGGVTFLNIEDETGTLNVIAGIGVWNRYRRIARESPALMVRGILERSPEGVTNLLADKFETLTLAAPTTSRDFR from the coding sequence ATGGGCTGGAGCAATCCCCCGATCCCGTGGTCCGAACTCGAGCGCGCCCTCTCCGACCGGCGCCGCCCCGGCGGTCCGCCCCCGGGAGCCGACGGCGGCGACAGCCCGGCGTGGTCGGGCAAGCGCAGGCCATACCGCCCGGCGGAGCCCGCCGTTCCGGTCGGCTCAACCACCCGGGATGCTGTCGTGGCGTACGCCGAACTGCACGCGCACTCCAACTTCAGCTTCCTCGACGGCGCGAGCTCGCCGGAGGCCCTGCTCGAGGAGGCCTCGAGGCTCGGACTCTCCGCTCTTGCCCTGGCCGACCACGACGGGCTCTACGGCGCAGTTCGCCTCGCCGAGACGGCCGAGAGCTTTCCCAACCTGGCCACCATCTTCGGAGCCGAGTTGTCCCTCGGCCTCGGCGCGCCGCAGAACGGTGTTGCCGACCCGGCCGGCACCCACCTGCTCGTTCTCGCCCGCGGCCAGGCCGGCTACCATCGCCTCGCCGCCGCCCTCACGAGCGCCCATCTCGCGGGAGGCGAGAAGGGCCGTCCGGTCTACGACATCGAGGAACTCGCGGCCCAGGCCGACGGCACCTGGGCCGTCCTGACCGGATGCCGCAAGGGCGCCGTGCGCCGGGCTCTCGTCACAGGGGGGCCTTCTGCTGCGGCGAGGGAACTGGCCAGGCTCGTGCGCCTCTTCGGCAGGGACAACGTCTTCGTTGAACTGTACGACCACGGCTATCCGGCGGACAGCGCCGGCAACGACGCCCTGGCGGGCCTCGCCGCTGAGGCGGGTCTGCCGGTGCTCGCCACGAACGCCGTGCATTACGCCACGCCGGCAGGTTCCCGGCTCGCCTCCGCGCTCGCCGCTGTGCGAGCCCGGCGCAGCCTCGACCAGATGGACGGCTGGCTCCCCGGCTCCGACGGAGCGCACCTGCGCAGCGGCGCCGAAATGGCCGCCCGTTTCGCGCGCTATCCCGGCGCGGTCGCGAACACCGTTCCGCTCGCCGCCGAACTTGCCTTCTCGCTACGCCGGGCGCGCCCCCGCCTTCCCCGCCAGAATGTCCCTGCTGGGCACACACCGATGACCTGGTTGCGGTCCCTGGTCAGGGACGGCGTCGCCGAGAAGTACCCGGGCGCTTCTCCGTCGGTGCTCGAACGCATCGAGAAGGAACTCGCGGTCATCGAGGCCAAGGACTTCCCCGGCTACTTCTTGATCGTGCATGACATCGTCCGGTTCGCGCGCAGCCGCGGCATCCTCTGCCAGGGCCGCGGCTCGGCGGCGAACTCGGCCGTCTGCTTCGTGCTCGGCATCACCGCGGTCGACTCCATCTTCTACCGGCTCCCCTTCGAACGCTTCCTGTCGAGCCTTCGCGACGAGGAGCCGGACATCGACGTCGACTTCGACTCCGACCGGCGCGAGGAGGTCATCCAATACGTCTACAGCCGCTACGGCAGGCTCAACGCGGCCCAGGTCGCGAACGTCATCACCTACCGGCCGAAGGTCGCCGTGCGCGACATGTCCAAGGCGCTCGGCTTCAGCACGGGCCAGCAGGACGCCTGGTCCAAGCAGGTCGAGCGCTGGGGCGAATCCGTCTCGAGTCCGGAACAGGACATCCCCCCGCTCGTGACCGACCTCGCCGGGCAGCTGCTCGGCTCCCCCCGACACCTCGGCATCCACTCTGGCGGCATGGTCCTGACCGACCGCCCCGTCGGCGAGGTCTGTCCGATCGAGCCGGCCAGGATGGACAACCGTACCGTGCTCCAATGGGACAAGGACGACTGCGCCTGGATGGGCCTCGTGAAGTTCGACCTGCTCGGACTCGGCATGCTCGCGGCCATCCAGTACACCTTCGACCTCACCGCAGAACACCTCGGCGAGACATGGACCCTCGCGACCATCCCCCGCGAGGAAGCCGGCGTCTACGACCAGCTCTGCCGGGCGGACTCCGTCGGAGTCTTCCAGGTCGAGAGCCGCGCCCAGATGGGCACCCTGCCGCGCCTCCAGCCGCGCCGGTTCTATGACCTCGTCGTCGAGATCGCCCTGATCCGGCCAGGGCCCATCCAGGGCGGCGCCGTGCATCCCTACATCCGGCGCAAGCTGGGCCAGGAACCGGTGACGTACCTGCATCCGAAACTCGAGCCCGTGCTCGAACGCACCCTCGGAATCCCTCTCTTCCAGGAGCAGCTCATGCAGATGGCCATGGCCGTCGGCGGGTGCTCCGGCGAGGACGCCGACCTGCTCCGCCGCGCGATGGGATCCAAGCGCGGCATCGAGAAGATCTCCACCCTCCGCGACCGGCTCTACGCCGGGATGGCGTCGAACGGCATCACGGGGGACGTGGCCGACACGATCTACGCCAAGATCGAGGCCTTCGCCAACTTCGGCTTCGCGGAGAGCCATTCGATCAGCTTCGCCCTGCTCGTGTACGCGAGCGCCTGGTTGCGCCTGCACTACCCTGGTGCCTTCCTGGCCGCCCTCCTCCGCGCCCAGCCGATGGGCTTCTACTCTCCGCAGTCCCTCGTCGCGGACGCCCGCCGCCACGGCGTCACCGTGCTCCGCCCGGACATCCTCCGCTCGGGCGCCGACGCCGGCCTCGAAACCACCAACGCTCCCCCGACAGTTCGCCGATCCGCGTGCCTGTGCCCCGAGCAGCCGCCGGTGCCGCCCTTCGACCGAGCTGTTCCGCCGGACTGGGCAGACCACCGCAGGGATGGCGACTTCGCGGTGCGCCTGGGCTTGGCCGAGGTCTCCGGCATCGGCGGCGACCTGGCAGGCCGCATCGTCGCAGAGCGCGACCTCAACGGGCCGTACCAGTCGATGGCAGATGCCGCAGGGCGGGTCGGCCTGAACACGGAGCAGCTCGAGGCGCTCGCCGCCGCCGGCGCCTTCTCCGGTCTCGGGCTCGAACCGCGGACCGCGCTCTGGACGGCGGGAGAGGCTGCGACCGAGCGACCGAACCACCTCAGCGGAACCGCCGTCACCGTGCAGCCGCCTCTGCTCGACCTCCTCAGCCCCGTCGAACAGGTCGTCTACGATCTCTGGGCAACAGGCATCTCGCCGGACGACCATCCGATCAGCCACGCGCGCGCGGGCCTGGCCGCACGCGGCGCCCTGCCGATCGACCGGCTTCCCGCCATCGAGTCCGGATGCCGGATCCAGGTCGGTGGCGTCGTCACCCACCGGCAGCGACCGTCGACCGCCGGCGGGGTGACCTTCCTCAATATCGAGGATGAAACCGGGACTCTCAACGTCATCGCCGGAATCGGCGTCTGGAACCGGTACCGACGAATCGCGAGGGAATCGCCCGCGCTCATGGTGCGCGGCATCCTGGAGCGTTCCCCGGAGGGCGTCACGAATCTCCTTGCCGACAAATTCGAAACCCTCACCCTCGCGGCACCGACGACCTCCCGGGATTTCCGCTGA
- a CDS encoding DUF4097 family beta strand repeat-containing protein: protein MSVSAMPPARPPVQPQPSRPPQPSQSAVPPQPDRRRGGLAGLIVAVVVLGVVIMAGAALLILLLTGGAVGTPVHLAADTEAGSSVAVRVPNSAIRFEPSPDPQVHVRADGSSLGATPTLAITTANGVTEVTGGCPSQWLGFCSLNMTVALPAALSLTADGVNGQIKVSGLTGALRLTSTNGAVETTGTLGRVEVHTTNGAIRVRDAGSRRVVATTTNGAVEVEFRDAPEAVEARSTNGSVTVRMPAAGLSYLVDARTTNGNVDTGSVPSDPSARRTIIAQTTNGDVRVTTG from the coding sequence ATGAGCGTGAGCGCGATGCCACCGGCACGTCCACCGGTCCAGCCCCAGCCGTCCCGGCCTCCCCAGCCGTCCCAGTCGGCCGTGCCCCCGCAGCCGGATCGGCGCCGCGGAGGGCTGGCAGGCCTTATCGTCGCCGTCGTTGTGCTCGGCGTCGTCATCATGGCCGGGGCCGCACTGCTCATCCTGCTGCTGACCGGCGGCGCGGTCGGCACGCCCGTCCATCTGGCAGCGGATACCGAAGCCGGCTCGAGCGTGGCTGTCCGGGTTCCGAACTCCGCCATCCGCTTCGAACCCAGCCCCGATCCGCAGGTGCACGTGCGTGCCGACGGCAGCTCGCTCGGCGCCACTCCGACGCTGGCGATCACAACGGCGAACGGCGTGACCGAAGTCACCGGGGGGTGTCCGAGCCAGTGGCTCGGCTTCTGCTCCCTGAACATGACGGTGGCCCTCCCTGCGGCGCTCTCCCTCACTGCGGACGGGGTGAACGGGCAGATCAAGGTGTCGGGACTCACCGGCGCGCTGAGGCTGACGAGCACGAACGGAGCCGTCGAGACGACCGGTACGCTCGGCCGGGTGGAGGTCCACACCACCAACGGCGCGATCAGGGTGCGCGATGCGGGTTCCCGCCGCGTGGTCGCCACGACCACGAACGGAGCCGTCGAGGTCGAATTCCGGGATGCCCCTGAGGCCGTCGAGGCCCGCAGCACCAACGGTTCGGTCACGGTGCGCATGCCCGCGGCCGGACTCTCCTATCTCGTCGACGCGCGGACGACGAACGGGAACGTCGACACCGGCTCCGTCCCGAGTGATCCCTCCGCGCGGCGCACGATCATCGCACAGACCACCAACGGTGATGTGAGAGTCACGACCGGCTGA
- a CDS encoding DnaJ domain-containing protein yields MSESPAAASPYEVLGVSPEASSEELRRAYRKRLRLTHPDVGGRAADFQAVQVAWERIGNPESRADYDRRRYPDNEHGTVHTGSASGSSGSGSSAGPARASSAATGPRARMYGHPGGHARQRYLELLREWVGRGTVIDDPYAPQLVRSAPREIRHCLARALAQESTAHLVSLLGIGYTAWHDVLAGSHPDPIDHVVLGPAGLFAILSEDWGASVELRRGELLAETLRPEDRPVHEFEDAARALSRALGVRFTALVVVLPDDALSDPLAVPGRGRRPTVVIVPRSRLVGLLREGLPGMDRGSFEKVFDLRSRLQDGIRFVTD; encoded by the coding sequence ATGTCAGAGAGCCCGGCCGCGGCATCACCCTATGAGGTGCTGGGCGTGAGCCCTGAGGCGAGCAGCGAGGAATTGCGACGCGCCTACCGCAAGAGGCTGCGCCTCACCCACCCGGATGTCGGGGGTCGCGCCGCCGACTTCCAGGCCGTCCAGGTGGCGTGGGAACGGATCGGCAATCCCGAGAGCCGGGCCGACTACGACAGGCGCCGGTACCCGGACAACGAGCACGGGACCGTGCACACCGGCTCCGCCTCCGGTTCGTCCGGTTCCGGTTCGTCCGCCGGCCCGGCGCGCGCTTCGTCAGCGGCGACAGGTCCGCGTGCGCGGATGTACGGACACCCGGGGGGCCACGCCCGGCAACGGTACCTCGAGCTCCTGCGCGAGTGGGTCGGCCGCGGCACCGTCATCGACGATCCGTACGCGCCCCAGCTCGTCCGGTCTGCGCCCCGCGAGATCCGGCACTGCCTGGCCCGCGCCCTCGCCCAGGAGTCGACGGCGCACCTCGTGTCCCTGCTCGGCATCGGCTACACGGCCTGGCACGACGTGCTCGCGGGCTCCCACCCCGACCCGATCGACCATGTCGTCCTCGGCCCTGCCGGGCTGTTCGCGATCCTCTCGGAGGACTGGGGCGCTTCCGTCGAACTCCGGCGCGGCGAGCTCCTCGCGGAGACCCTCCGGCCGGAAGACCGTCCCGTGCACGAATTCGAGGATGCCGCGCGGGCGCTCTCGCGCGCCCTCGGCGTGCGCTTCACAGCCCTCGTCGTCGTGCTCCCCGACGACGCCCTGTCCGACCCGCTTGCGGTACCCGGTCGCGGCCGGCGTCCCACGGTCGTCATCGTTCCGCGATCGCGGCTCGTCGGCCTGTTGCGCGAGGGGCTGCCGGGGATGGATCGCGGCAGCTTCGAGAAGGTGTTCGACTTGCGCAGCCGCCTGCAGGACGGCATCCGCTTCGTCACCGACTAG
- a CDS encoding DUF3097 domain-containing protein has translation MNDDRYGQDALRPGWREVGRKVIPTHEALRDLVVEEVATGFCGAIVRLEKQIVTLEDRHGALRLFPLGSAFLIDGDPVRLVVPARAPQQRARTASGSLAMATTRARVARGSRIFVEGRHDAELVEKVWGADLRIEGVVVEYLEGVDNLEELLTEFKPGPGRKVGVLVDHLVPGSKESRIAEKVARGPHGRSVLVVGHPYVDVWQAVKPERLGMKDWPTIPRTVEWKHGICEHLGWPHEDQADIAGAWQRILGRVRSYADLEAAFLGRVEQLIDFATVD, from the coding sequence GTGAATGACGATCGATACGGACAGGACGCCCTGAGGCCGGGCTGGCGCGAGGTGGGACGGAAGGTCATCCCGACCCACGAAGCCCTCCGCGACCTCGTCGTCGAAGAAGTCGCCACGGGGTTCTGCGGTGCCATCGTCCGTCTCGAGAAGCAGATCGTCACCCTCGAGGACCGGCACGGCGCGCTCCGGCTCTTCCCCCTCGGCTCAGCGTTCCTGATCGACGGGGATCCCGTCCGACTCGTCGTGCCCGCCAGGGCACCCCAGCAACGCGCCCGGACGGCATCCGGGTCCCTGGCCATGGCCACGACCCGCGCGCGGGTCGCCCGCGGCAGCCGGATCTTCGTCGAGGGCCGGCACGACGCCGAACTCGTCGAGAAGGTGTGGGGCGCCGACCTCCGGATCGAGGGCGTTGTCGTCGAATACCTCGAGGGAGTCGACAACCTCGAGGAACTTCTCACCGAATTCAAGCCGGGACCCGGCAGGAAGGTCGGCGTGCTCGTCGACCACCTCGTACCAGGGTCCAAGGAGAGCAGGATCGCCGAGAAAGTCGCTCGCGGCCCCCACGGGCGGAGCGTCCTCGTGGTCGGGCACCCCTATGTCGACGTCTGGCAGGCCGTCAAACCCGAGCGACTCGGGATGAAGGACTGGCCGACGATCCCCCGCACCGTCGAGTGGAAACACGGGATCTGCGAGCACCTGGGCTGGCCGCACGAGGACCAGGCCGACATCGCCGGGGCCTGGCAACGCATCCTGGGACGGGTCCGGTCGTATGCCGACCTCGAGGCCGCATTCCTCGGCAGGGTCGAACAGCTCATCGATTTCGCGACCGTTGATTGA
- a CDS encoding DNA polymerase Y family protein: protein MTMTALAGPTVEHPPGPERTLVLWCPDWPVTAARVRAGLPEDVPLALVDRGIVFACSPAARTTGVRRGLAAREAQFRCPELVVLGYDRVLDDRAFEPVIERLEGTTPGVQVLRPGLCAIRSRGPARFYGGEEAAADALIASVAGLGIPGARVGIADGAFAAEQVARDQATTPVRVVPPGGSAAFLAVRPVTTLVDAGLIDSDLATLLRRLGVHTLRDFAALPADRVRHRFGAAATRAHRIAGAADDGRVVPRVPPRHREVAFDWEPPLDRVDQVTFAIRAGLDAFVGDLAASRLVCTEITIEVCTEAAAGAGAVHTRSWRHPRWFTGADIADRVRWQLQGAGSGRSELEAAITRVRIIPERVDSTADHEQGLWDSGPDERIHHALTRVQGLLGHDGVLTASSAGGRLLKDRRVLVPWGDAVPVVPAQPASAHERPATAPWPGSLPGLSPATVFLEPPPVLLHARDGAPVGVCERGILSGTPAAFSPTGRTDDLSPVTAWAGPWPLVEHWWDPARAHHGHRLQLVDGSGAAWLLLLDSARWVAEARYD, encoded by the coding sequence ATGACGATGACAGCACTCGCCGGTCCGACAGTTGAACACCCGCCCGGACCCGAGCGCACCCTGGTGCTCTGGTGCCCCGACTGGCCCGTGACGGCGGCCAGGGTGCGCGCCGGGCTCCCGGAGGACGTGCCGCTGGCGCTCGTCGACCGCGGCATCGTGTTCGCATGCTCGCCGGCGGCCCGCACGACGGGCGTTCGGAGAGGACTCGCCGCCCGCGAGGCCCAGTTCCGCTGCCCGGAGCTTGTCGTGCTCGGCTACGACCGCGTGCTCGACGACCGGGCCTTCGAACCCGTCATCGAGCGGCTCGAGGGCACGACACCCGGCGTGCAGGTCCTTCGGCCGGGACTCTGCGCCATACGCTCCCGCGGGCCGGCCCGGTTCTACGGTGGCGAAGAGGCGGCCGCGGACGCCCTCATCGCGAGCGTCGCGGGGCTCGGGATCCCCGGCGCCAGGGTCGGCATCGCGGACGGCGCCTTCGCCGCAGAACAGGTCGCCAGGGACCAGGCCACCACCCCGGTCAGGGTGGTTCCACCCGGGGGGTCAGCGGCCTTTCTCGCCGTCCGCCCGGTCACGACGCTCGTCGACGCCGGGCTCATCGACAGCGACCTCGCGACCCTGCTCCGCCGCCTGGGCGTGCACACGCTGAGGGACTTCGCGGCGCTCCCCGCCGACCGGGTCCGGCACCGCTTCGGAGCGGCAGCGACCCGCGCCCACCGGATCGCAGGGGCTGCGGACGACGGCCGAGTCGTTCCCCGGGTCCCTCCCCGCCACCGGGAGGTGGCCTTCGATTGGGAACCTCCCCTTGACCGGGTCGACCAGGTCACCTTCGCCATCCGGGCGGGACTCGACGCCTTCGTCGGCGACCTCGCCGCCTCGCGCCTCGTCTGCACCGAAATCACGATCGAGGTGTGCACCGAGGCCGCAGCGGGGGCAGGAGCCGTGCACACTCGTTCGTGGCGGCATCCGCGTTGGTTCACCGGCGCGGACATCGCCGACCGGGTGCGGTGGCAACTGCAGGGGGCAGGCTCCGGCAGGAGCGAGCTCGAAGCCGCCATCACCCGGGTGCGGATCATCCCCGAACGCGTGGACTCGACAGCCGATCACGAGCAGGGGCTTTGGGACTCCGGGCCCGATGAGCGGATTCACCACGCGCTCACCCGGGTCCAGGGCCTGCTCGGACACGACGGCGTGCTCACCGCGAGCAGTGCAGGCGGCCGGCTGCTCAAGGACCGCCGGGTGCTCGTGCCCTGGGGCGACGCCGTCCCCGTCGTCCCCGCCCAGCCCGCCTCGGCACACGAACGCCCGGCCACGGCGCCCTGGCCTGGCAGCCTCCCCGGACTCTCCCCCGCGACCGTCTTCCTGGAACCGCCGCCGGTCCTGCTGCACGCCCGGGACGGCGCTCCCGTCGGCGTCTGCGAGCGGGGCATCCTCTCCGGGACTCCTGCGGCCTTCTCCCCGACCGGGCGAACCGACGACCTCTCGCCGGTCACGGCCTGGGCCGGACCGTGGCCGCTCGTCGAACACTGGTGGGATCCCGCCAGGGCGCACCACGGCCATCGCCTCCAGCTCGTGGACGGATCGGGCGCGGCCTGGCTGCTCCTGCTCGACTCCGCCCGCTGGGTTGCGGAGGCCCGCTATGACTGA
- a CDS encoding SOS response-associated peptidase has translation MCGRFIITDTAPDLAAMFDVEHEGEDLPEPSWNIKPTERIPIVLESSKSGAVVRRIESARWSLVPSFAPALVSKFPTFNARSEMVGEKPTFQPSLASRRALVPATGYYEWHTEGTVKTPYFVHSDDGLPLALAGLYAWWRNPALTEDDPARWVLSATILTQASSGRLRGLHERMPVVLPEETWDQWLDPHTVGDQEFVDAAVAASAESVEGLRFHEVAPLIGDGPELIEPVA, from the coding sequence ATGTGTGGTCGATTCATCATCACGGACACGGCGCCGGACCTCGCCGCGATGTTCGACGTCGAGCATGAGGGCGAGGACCTCCCTGAACCGTCGTGGAACATCAAGCCAACCGAGCGGATCCCGATCGTGCTCGAGTCGTCGAAATCAGGCGCCGTCGTGCGCAGGATCGAGTCTGCGCGGTGGTCGCTCGTTCCCTCCTTCGCTCCGGCGCTTGTGTCGAAGTTTCCGACGTTCAACGCCCGGTCGGAGATGGTGGGGGAGAAGCCCACCTTCCAGCCCTCCCTCGCATCGCGGCGTGCTCTCGTTCCCGCCACCGGTTACTACGAATGGCACACCGAAGGCACCGTCAAGACCCCGTACTTCGTGCACTCGGACGATGGGCTGCCCCTGGCCCTCGCCGGTCTCTACGCGTGGTGGCGCAACCCTGCCCTCACGGAAGACGACCCGGCGCGATGGGTGCTGAGCGCCACGATCCTCACCCAGGCGTCGAGTGGCCGTCTCCGGGGCCTTCACGAGCGGATGCCCGTCGTGCTCCCGGAGGAGACCTGGGACCAGTGGCTCGACCCGCACACGGTCGGCGACCAGGAGTTCGTGGACGCAGCCGTCGCCGCCTCCGCGGAATCCGTGGAGGGACTGCGCTTCCACGAGGTTGCGCCCCTCATCGGCGACGGGCCCGAACTCATCGAACCGGTCGCCTGA
- a CDS encoding DUF1345 domain-containing protein: MNFWERLRVRRSSTRLIVMAVIGLAAGVVASIWGDWVLAPIVGWAAACVTFIGWVWIVIGPIDAATTATHATREDPSRGVSDLLVLLISLASLGALGLLLVETHSTTGAAQVVLALLSVLSVVLSWTLLHTLFTLRYARLYYEGADGGIEFNQTEPPSYGDFAYLAFTLGMTFQVSDTNLKTHIIRMTALRHGLLSYLFGSVILATMINLVAGLLH, translated from the coding sequence ATGAACTTCTGGGAACGCCTGAGGGTGCGTCGCTCGAGCACCCGCCTGATCGTGATGGCCGTGATCGGCCTTGCCGCCGGGGTGGTGGCATCGATCTGGGGCGACTGGGTGCTCGCCCCGATCGTTGGCTGGGCAGCGGCCTGCGTGACCTTCATCGGCTGGGTCTGGATCGTGATCGGGCCGATAGACGCCGCGACGACCGCGACGCATGCGACCCGTGAGGACCCGTCCCGGGGCGTGTCCGACCTGCTCGTGCTCCTGATCAGCCTCGCGAGCCTCGGCGCACTCGGCCTTCTGCTCGTCGAGACGCATTCCACGACGGGAGCAGCGCAGGTCGTGCTTGCCCTGTTGTCCGTGCTGAGCGTAGTGCTGTCCTGGACGCTTCTGCACACGTTGTTCACCCTCCGCTATGCCCGGCTCTACTACGAGGGGGCGGATGGCGGGATCGAATTCAACCAGACAGAGCCGCCGAGCTACGGGGACTTCGCCTATCTCGCATTCACCCTCGGCATGACGTTCCAGGTGTCGGACACCAACTTGAAGACACACATCATCCGGATGACGGCGCTGCGCCACGGCCTGCTGTCCTACCTCTTCGGATCCGTGATCCTTGCGACGATGATCAACCTCGTCGCCGGGCTGCTGCACTGA
- a CDS encoding cold-shock protein gives MATGTVKWFNAEKGFGFIAPDDGSADVFAHYSAIASNGYKSLDENQKVEFEVTQGPKGPQAENIRAL, from the coding sequence ATGGCAACAGGTACCGTGAAATGGTTCAACGCTGAAAAGGGCTTCGGATTCATTGCTCCCGACGACGGAAGCGCCGACGTGTTCGCGCACTACTCCGCGATCGCTTCCAATGGCTACAAGTCCCTCGACGAGAACCAGAAGGTCGAGTTCGAGGTAACCCAGGGCCCCAAGGGTCCCCAGGCCGAGAACATCCGCGCCCTCTGA